ACGGAGACGTTGAACTCGTCGGCCAGGAAGTAGCGGAAGCGGGCGCTGTCCAGAACGCCAGCCATGCCGACGACCTTGTTCTTCGGCAGGCCGGAGAACTTCTGCAGAGCCCAGACCATCGCGTCGAGCGGATTGGTGATGCAGATGACGAACGCGTTCGGCGCGTATTTGGCGATGCCAGCGCCGACCTGCTCCATAACCTTCAGGTTAATTTCCAGAAGATCGTCGCGGCTCATGCCCGGCTTACGCGGCACGCCTGCAGTGACGATGACAACGTCGGAGCCTTCGATGGCTTCGTAGGTGTTGGTTCCTGCCAGCTTGGCATCAAAACCGTCGACCGGAGAGGACTCTGCGAGATCTAGAGCCTTGCCTTGCGGCATGCCTTCCGTGATGTCGAAAAGGACGATGTCTCCCAGTTCCTTCAAGCCTGCCAGGTGAGCGAGCGTGCCGCCAATCTGACCCGAGCCGATCAAGGCAATCTTGTTCCGCGCCATATCGAAAGTTTCCCTTTACGTAAGATGGAACTCCATGCCATCCGCCGATGACTGACGATGGCACTACTCCCTTTGTTCCGCCCGCGCAACCTCGCCAAAAGAATATTGCGCGAGCAAAACCAAATTTTCTCATTTCTTCCCGCACACATTCCTCCCCTATAGGGAATGCGTACCTATGCGTGTCTTTCCCGCCGTTCACCCGCCAGATAGGCCTCTGAGCGCATCTCGATCAGTCGCGAGGCCGTCCGGTCGAATTCAAAGGCCTCCGTTCCGTCTGTCGACATGTAAAGATCGGCGGGCTCGGCCGCAGCAGAAATGATCAGTTTGATGCCGTTATCGTAGAGCGTGTCGATCAGCGTGATAAATCGCTTGGCTTCATTGCGCCGGGCTTTCGACAGCACCGGCACATCGTCAAGAAACAGTGTGCTGTAGGCATGCGCGATGCGCAGATAATCACTTGCTCCCAGCGGCTGCATACACAAATCGTCGAATGTGAACCGCGCCGCGCCAGCTGCTGTGCAGGGAACCGGGATCTTCCGGCCCTTGTTTTCCAGCTCTTCCTTGTGCGGCGGCATACCGTGGGTCAGACGTTGCCAGAGATCGTTCATCTGAGCGCGCGCCTCATCCCCAAGCGGCGTCAAATAGACAGGAGATCCTGCAAGTTTTTCAAGCCTGTAATCCGTCGGTGAATCCAAATGCAGGATGCTGACTTTGGACTTTAAAAGCCCAATAAACGGCATGAAAAGCTGCCGGTTCAAACCATCCTTGTAGAGGAGATCCGGGTTCACATTCGAGGTGGCGACAACAATGACCCCCAACTCGAACAGCTGCGTGAACAACCGTCCCAGGATCATCGCATCGGCGATGTCAGTCACCGAAAATTCGTCGAAGAGAAGGAGCCGGGTCTCTTCGGCGATTTGCGCCGCCACAGGTGGGATCGGATCGTCGCCCTTCACTTCACCACGCTTGTGCGCCTGCCGGTGCGCATGAATCCGGTCATGAACATCGGCCATAAATTCATGAAAATGCACGCGCCGTTTGCGGCGGATCACAGTGACCTCATAGAAGAGGTCCATCAGCATGGTTTTGCCCCGACCAACTCCGCCCCACATATAAAGCCCCTGAACGGAGGCCCAGAGCTGGTTCTTTTTCTTGGCAAACAGCCAGCCAAGCGAGCTCTTCTTCGAAGCCAGCCGCGTCTCGCCAAGGCGGGTGTTAAGAAGATCGAGATGCCGGACCGCTTCACGCTGAACGGGGTCTTCAGAAATATCACCAGATGCGACAAGCGCATCGTAGCGGGCGCCCAAGGCGCGGTTGACCGGCAATTCCAGCTTCAAGTGCGGCGCTCCATCCTGCAAGTCCATGGAGGGTAAGGCGGGACCTTTTGGGGGCGGGGATACTGTCAAAACGTCGCAGATGCAAGCTATCAAAAAGCGTTACGGCTTTTCGCACATGCCCCTTTGCCGGACTGCCAATAGGAACGGCGCGAAGCGAGTTTTGCCTTTAAATCAATCAAAACTCCCGATCTCTGTCATTCGTCAGCCAACGACTGGTGTGAGAAACAAAAATCCTCTCCAGCAGACGCTGGAGAGGACCACCCTGAGAAAATTTGGAGGAAGTGGCAGGGTGCGGCGGCCCCGTCAAACCTGCAAAAGCTTGCTCGTCCGGCCAGATTGAAGCTCTTGCACGTAAAGGAGTTGCGCCACGAGATGACATTCTGTCTTGTCATCCATTTTGGCTTTGCGACCGCGCCCATCGGTGAGCAGCCACGCATTTCCAGACTTCACAACATCGCACTCAATTGGCTGCCTGGGGTCAAATCCGGATTTGCTAATGAGTTTAAGTGCTGGCAAATCTTCATCGGAACCGGACATGCCCTTCATCTCCAAAC
This window of the Roseibium alexandrii DFL-11 genome carries:
- the mdh gene encoding malate dehydrogenase, which translates into the protein MARNKIALIGSGQIGGTLAHLAGLKELGDIVLFDITEGMPQGKALDLAESSPVDGFDAKLAGTNTYEAIEGSDVVIVTAGVPRKPGMSRDDLLEINLKVMEQVGAGIAKYAPNAFVICITNPLDAMVWALQKFSGLPKNKVVGMAGVLDSARFRYFLADEFNVSVEDVTAFVLGGHGDTMVPLTRYSTVAGIPLTDLVKMGWCTAERLEEIVQRTRDGGAEIVGLLKTGSAFYAPAASAIQMAESYLKDKKRVLPCAAALDGQYGLKDTYVGVPVVIGAEGVERIIEIDLQGDEKGGFEKSVASVDGLVEACKKIQPALA
- the zapE gene encoding cell division protein ZapE encodes the protein MELPVNRALGARYDALVASGDISEDPVQREAVRHLDLLNTRLGETRLASKKSSLGWLFAKKKNQLWASVQGLYMWGGVGRGKTMLMDLFYEVTVIRRKRRVHFHEFMADVHDRIHAHRQAHKRGEVKGDDPIPPVAAQIAEETRLLLFDEFSVTDIADAMILGRLFTQLFELGVIVVATSNVNPDLLYKDGLNRQLFMPFIGLLKSKVSILHLDSPTDYRLEKLAGSPVYLTPLGDEARAQMNDLWQRLTHGMPPHKEELENKGRKIPVPCTAAGAARFTFDDLCMQPLGASDYLRIAHAYSTLFLDDVPVLSKARRNEAKRFITLIDTLYDNGIKLIISAAAEPADLYMSTDGTEAFEFDRTASRLIEMRSEAYLAGERRERHA